The nucleotide window CTTTGATCTGGTCGGTGCTAATCTTGATGCTCATAACTGAGTCCCACGGTACACTCACTAGGCCAAGTTCCCTGACAGTGCCCTTATTTTGTTCCTTGACCTTGTCAAGTAGCTGATTACAGTGATGGTCAATGGCGACTAAAACACCCTCTAATATCCTCTCTGCGCTGACCTGTACACGTAGCGTGGCACCAACGAAATCTGCTAACTCTAAGCCCTCCGTTAAACCCTTCATCAAATCCGAGACAATCAAATGCCTAATTATCGCCAGCCTTTAAGTAGTATCTGTATGTGTGTATTTTACTATGGCGATTTTTTTTCTATCAGTTACTTGAAAAATCGCTGAACTTTACCAAGACGTTCTAAACCACAAGTACTCAACCCTGTTTTAGGTACCTCTGAACCTCCAAGCCCGTATACCCCAGATGACAAACCCTGAACCAAAGATCAATCTAAAAACTATCACAGCACATCAGCTTTTATCGCATAGAGAGAAAGTTTGTGAGCTGTTTAACCTTCTAGATGATAGTAAGAGACATGAACTAATAATAGGAACGCCAGAACAGCGTAACCGAAGGCTTGAAGCTTTTAAATCAAGGAGAGACGCACTAAGGATGGAGCTGCATAGGTAATATTTTTCTTTCAGTTTCGCATTATCCGCGCAGGCTCCGCCACCAGCATTCATTACTCACATATGCTATATATAGATCATACAATGTACTGTATCCACTAATTAATGAACTATATGATACTTAATCACTTCAGATATGTTGATCACGGCGCGCTACGTTGTTTTAAGGCTTTGTTCTGTTATTCACTCTCAAGAAAGTAGGGCGCAATTTGGTGCCAAGGGGACAAGACAAGCAACCGTCTTTTAAGGAGAACAAACAAGCTGCTTACAATACCATTCCATATAAGAAACACATAACTAAATTCCGCCATTACAGTTTCTATATACAAATAGCACTACTGAGGAAGAGATGAGGTATGTATTACCCTTTTACTTGGGATTTTGAAACACCCTTCTCAGGGAGTTGATCAAGGCAATGACTAACTAGTGGCAATCGCTGCACAACAGCAATTCAAAGAGAAGAATAGAAACCGATGTCATGAAGCTATTAATGTCAGACCACGAGGTAGAGCTCGTGGAGGACAATATGCAGGAGTTTCATGTCAAGTTTTATGGTCCAAAGGGAAGCCCGTATGAAAGAGGTATTTGGAGGTTGCATGTAGAGTTGCCGGATAGCTACCCCTACAAGTCCCCTAGCATTGGGTTCGTAAATAAGATATTCCATCCAAATATCGATGCTGCCTCTGGATCCATATGTTTGGATGTTATTAACTCTACATGGTCTCCCTTGTATGATTTACTCAACATTGTGGAGTGGATGATCCCAGGACTACTCAAAGAGCCTAATGGGTCAGACCCCTTGAATAATGAA belongs to Eremothecium sinecaudum strain ATCC 58844 chromosome IV, complete sequence and includes:
- the HTL1 gene encoding Htl1p (Syntenic homolog of Ashbya gossypii AEL046W; Syntenic homolog of Saccharomyces cerevisiae YCR020W-B (HTL1)), which encodes MTNPEPKINLKTITAHQLLSHREKVCELFNLLDDSKRHELIIGTPEQRNRRLEAFKSRRDALRMELHR
- the UBC8 gene encoding E2 ubiquitin-conjugating protein UBC8 (Syntenic homolog of Ashbya gossypii AEL045W; Syntenic homolog of Saccharomyces cerevisiae YEL012W (UBC8); 1-intron in Ashbya gossypii) — its product is MSNSKRRIETDVMKLLMSDHEVELVEDNMQEFHVKFYGPKGSPYERGIWRLHVELPDSYPYKSPSIGFVNKIFHPNIDAASGSICLDVINSTWSPLYDLLNIVEWMIPGLLKEPNGSDPLNNEAATLQLKNPKLYEEKIQEYIDKYATAEKYDQHFGSAEGDLDKEYEDEDIEEENATDGVDYAEEEEDLSEIEIDDEDEEVAISDSDLLD
- the MAK31 gene encoding Mak31p (Syntenic homolog of Ashbya gossypii AEL047C; Syntenic homolog of Saccharomyces cerevisiae YCR020C-A (MAK31)) produces the protein MKGLTEGLELADFVGATLRVQVSAERILEGVLVAIDHHCNQLLDKVKEQNKGTVRELGLVSVPWDSVMSIKISTDQIKEIGNRKVALSQAIV